Sequence from the Ictalurus furcatus strain D&B chromosome 29, Billie_1.0, whole genome shotgun sequence genome:
AAAATAATGTGTATTACAGCATATCTACTCTCAGACATTTAGACATAAATTTTAGCACCCTTTATTATAATCTACAGGAGctctgagatttaaaaaaaagggtcaACATTACATTTCCTGTTTGCAATCTCAAACATTAATatagatgtatttttaaaaactcctACACTAgcagttatatttattatccTCCTCAGCATTTCCTGTGCCTGTAAACCTGGCTAACCCGCCATTAGCATAAATAAAGTTCAGCTAATgagtttgttgttttcttctggAAAGAAAACATTAGTCCATAATCTTAATGAACTTATTTACTACGCATAACATAACTCTAATTCTCATTCCTCCTCTCGAGTTCGTGCCTTGATGGAGATAATTAAACTGTTTTCAGCATCGGGAATTTATCTGTAAAGCACAGCTGGATTccaatttaaacaaaacaaaattttaatCCAAAACTTTAATGAGCTTCTTCACACAGCATGAAAACATCATGTGATACATCTTCCTGCTTGTCAAGTCGTCTTGGGATCTGCGGTTCTGTGATTGAGAACGTACGCGACTCTCAGCGTTGGGAATATTTCCGAATATGCGTTTGGATTACAGGTTAATGGTTGTGATACATGTGTGCTTCTGTTTGGAACTCTATGTGATAGGGAGACATTTTGGTTCAACAAAATGAAGACCACAACCCGTCAAGCCTACTACTTgtcctcctctttcttctcctccgtGACTTGCTTTGGTGCCGCCTCTTCCATCACTTCCTTCTGCCCCTCGTCCTCATCCTCTTCCACCTTCTCCCCAGCATAGTGCTCTATCTGAACGATGCGCTCTGTCAGCTGATTCTCAGATTTCTCGTAATCCGCTAGCAGTTTCTTCACTTTGGACTGCATCAGCTCCATGGTGCTGTAAATGCGGTTCACTCTGTCCTCCAGATCCTTCTGATCTGGCTTCAGGTTGGCTGGATCCAGGTCAATCAGGCCATCTTTCATAAGGATCTGCCTCCCCTTTTcctccagcatgtttttggcaTCAGGATACTCGGTCAGAGCTTCCATTAAGTCATCTTTGGACAGACAGAAGAGGTCCGAGTAGCCGATGCTGCGGATGTTAGCTGTCCTGCGGTTCCCTGCTTTGCTGCCTTTGATGTTCAGGATGCTGATCTCGCCAAAGTAACTTCCATCACCCAGGACACAAAACTGTGTGACTCCATCGTCAGCCACCACGGCCAGTTTACCCTCCTTGATGATGTACATCTCCCGCCCGATGTCGCCCTTGCGGCAGATGTAATCGCCAGGGCTAAACACCTGAGGTCGTAATTTAAGAATGAGCTCTATTAGCAGTCCCGCTTCACAGTCTGCGAAGATCCTCACCTTCTTCAGCGTATCCAGGTGAACGTTCATGCCGATCTCTGCCCGGAGCTTGTCCGGCAGGTACCTCAGTACCTCCCTTTCATCTTGCGCCTTTTTATTGGTCCACAGATAGTCAAACCACTTGATGACTCGCTCTTCCAGGTCCTTGCTGACGTGCCGCACTTGCATGTACTGCTTGATGCTGTCGATGCGCGCCTGAAACTGGGCTTGAGCCGCATTCATGTTGGAGATCATTGTGGCGATGTTCCCAACGATGGTGGCGAAGATCAGGACACCAACCAGGAAGTCTACCACATGGAAGAGAAACTCAGAGTCCAGCTCAGGAGACGGTGTTTCCCCGATGGTGGTGAGAGTCAGCGTGGACCAGTAGAGGCTGAAAGAGTACTTCCTCAGCAAGTCCCCAAACTCCGGCTCGGTGAGTGCCGGGTAGACCCAGGGATCTGAACCAAAACCAATAGCTTTGGAGAAGGAGAAGTAGAGGCATGCGTTCcagtggatgatgatgatgatatacaTGACCAAAGTGCAGATGCGGAAGATGTTGGGGTAGTTGGTCATGGTCTGCGAGCGGTCGAAGAACTCGAACATGCGGTTGATGCGTAGCAGCTTGTTGATGCGGATCTCGGGGTAGTCCAAACCCAGGATGAAGTACAGCACGTCAGTGGGTATCATGGAGATGACGTCGAGCCAGAACTGAGGGCTGTCCTTGTAGTGCTGGATGAGGAGTTTCTGATCTTTGACAAGTAAACCCTGCTCGAGGTAGCCTGCATGAAAAAACACAAATGCAACCGTGCAGAAGAACTTCaactattatacagtatatgcagagAAATGAGATGTTTACTGAAGTTATTGTGTTTAAACACAAGTCCTCACCAGTCCTTGTTTTGAAGGCCATATCAGCCAGGTAAAGGAGATCACAGATGTAGTCGAGGAAGAACCATGTGATCAGATATTCATGCTGCAGTTCTTCAAAGCAGGCTCTGGATACAAGAAAGATGGATTATTGGCATTTTTACGCTCCAGCAACAAACACATGCTTTGTATACGCAACAACTTCTCAAGAATCAGCGAATACCTCAGAAGATATCCACAATCTCACAATGCAAAGCTGTCGTTAATGATACACCGCAAAGATAACTCCAATATGGATGAACCAAACATCAGATATTCTGAGtctgagattattattattattattattattattattattattattattcagcctgtttttcgaggcttttacacatttcaagcttgacattttctcattctattggcagataattttgcttctttctagaaaaacaacaacaacaaacaaaaaaaaaacattatctgCTAATGGAAGAAgaatatttcaagcttgaaaagAGTCAAAGGTTTAggaataggtttaataatctaatatttcttttattttaattatatacatCAGAATAAGATAGTTTCATTGTGTATGCTTTGATCCTGAGGTAATTATCATATCTTTTACTagtattaatttaatattttggtggtaattcacaaataaaatatccatccatccatccatcttctgcacgaggcggggtacaccctggacacggtgccaatccatcgcagggcacgatcacacacacactcacacacccattcatacactacggacactttagacacgccaatcagcctaccatgcatgtctttggactgggcgaggaatcaaataaaatataaataggtgcatttaatttgactttatttactaTGTAAAAATGTTGGTACTGCATGACGAGAGAATTTAAAATCAaaattaaatttgaatttgaaacaACGAACAGTATTTGATTGTCGGATAAATCCATCTTCATGTGGATTTTCATGTGGATAAATCCATTTTCTTGTCATTTCCATTTGATGTCTTCTCTTCAGAGACCTGCGCCACTTTTACGGCTCATCCGCACGCCGCTCGTGTACGTGAAGCTGATTGAATTCCTCCTCTCGATAATCACGCTGATGAAACATCTTACCTGAGCCTTACCTCGCAATGATGATGGTCCAGTTGTACATGACAGGCATGGTGATGAGAAGGAGCCACTGGTAGTACAGGTTACTGGCCGGGTTAATCACAAACACCTCCTTCGGCCTTGAACGAGGACATGAGCAAGAAACGCCGATGAGGACGTGAACAAGAGCGACTGATAgatcaggaaaaaaataaaacaacggAGGAAATTTACACTGCTGAACACTTACgcttcttttttctccttctctttttctttttctttctctttctctttctgcttttctttctcattctcctGCTCCTTCTGCTCCTTcctgtttctcttctctttcttttctttttttctagtGGAAACACCAAAAGATTTGAGAACTAACACACTGACCATACCGGATTTATCCAGAAGATACTCactcttttttctcctttttcgctttcttcttcttctctcgcctgaaaaaaaaaggacggAATTAAATCCCACCACACGGCTATATGAATatgattaaaacattaaaagcgtactctttgttgttgttgctgttattgtcATTAAAGTGCGTTATCGGGACGGTAGAAGGACGGACGTCTTCCTCGCTGTCTTCCTCTGGGCCTTCCTCCATGACCGGAGACATCCGGGGAGCAACTGAGACTCCCAAAGTATTCACGATCATCATGGAGCTTTGTGTTATTTACCTTCTGTAAAATCTGCCAAATTGCGCACAAGGACAAACATTTGGAACATATTTTGGaagttcaacaggaagttgcatcatatCAATTCTACAGatcatgagaagaagaaaactaaggGGTTCGCTCATTCttgttattctttattttctacTTGTATGATATCGCGATGTCGACACTCGCTGCTAATCAAACTGTACAGCGGACTGAAAGGAAATTATTCACTTAAAAACGTAATAAAGTCATTTAGTAAAGTAAACGATTCAAATGTCCTTAATGTTGTTATCCCATTAGCATAGATGCTAGTTCAGCACTTTGTACAGgtgctaattctatgctaaaagAACTTTAAAAAGCAGCAAAGAACCCGAACAAATTAGATTTTTTGGTTAAAACATTTTGGCTAAAATGACTTAAATACACGTTTGCTTACATTCAGTCTCgagcaataaaacacaacaataaaagTTTTTCAGAGTTAGAATGAATAAAATGCATCGCTACTGTGGAATGGTACAATAATACCGAACTCATCCCCCCTGATGATTTTCATCTAACAgcaacgtgttttattcctcttataacacaaCAGTAAACTGAAATCTGTTTACGCGGAGCGTCCGAGTTACGAGtctctgtgaacgagctgttactataggaacggTAGCATTTCGTTGTTGTTTATATTCCCGTGATTTGCAGTTGGACGACCGTCAGAGCCGCTGCCTGTGAAAAGCACAATCCTCACCAGATCTATGTGgagtaaatataaacacaaatctaCTATCTATTATCATACCATTCTAATTATAGTTACTTGGATCGCTTTGAACTTACCAAGTTTCCGGTCTCAGAACGACACGGCTGATGTTAGATTCATCTTCGTCCACTCGGCTTTAATCCGCATGTACACTGAGGTAGTTCGTCCTTCCCGAGTGCTTGTGCTGGCCGAGTTTgctgaccctgagaaggattgAGTGATTGATAAGAGGATGAAGTGACAGTTGCAAAGTCGGCGAGTCTCTTTCTCTACCTCTGAGAGTGTGTACGGAGATGTCAGCGCTGTCAGCGCACGCCCTCCGGCCGAGAACGCCGCGTCACGATACTTCTGAAGAAATATGtgctggtttttattttattattatttttatttttatttttagaactgCTTGATTTTTTCACACCGATTTCCTGATTTAAATCGAGCCACAGAACCACCTCCAGCGTTCCTGTCCTTCCAGAGTTAGCTTTGCTCACCATTTTCCCTCCTCATCGTGTACTTGATGAGGTGTTACGTGTGTTTTATCTTTCTGTGTGAACGAGGGAAAGCCGTGCGGGATTTACCCCAAGCAGAGACGCCTGCTGAGTCTGCACATCTCTCTGATCCTATTAATGCAAGCTGCCTCTTGTGTGAACAGTTCCATCCATCATTTCTACAGCTGTAA
This genomic interval carries:
- the cnga1a gene encoding cyclic nucleotide gated channel subunit alpha 1a, yielding MMIVNTLGVSVAPRMSPVMEEGPEEDSEEDVRPSTVPITHFNDNNSNNNKEREKKKKAKKEKKEKKEKKEKRNRKEQKEQENEKEKQKEKEKEKEKEKEKKEAPKEVFVINPASNLYYQWLLLITMPVMYNWTIIIARACFEELQHEYLITWFFLDYICDLLYLADMAFKTRTGYLEQGLLVKDQKLLIQHYKDSPQFWLDVISMIPTDVLYFILGLDYPEIRINKLLRINRMFEFFDRSQTMTNYPNIFRICTLVMYIIIIIHWNACLYFSFSKAIGFGSDPWVYPALTEPEFGDLLRKYSFSLYWSTLTLTTIGETPSPELDSEFLFHVVDFLVGVLIFATIVGNIATMISNMNAAQAQFQARIDSIKQYMQVRHVSKDLEERVIKWFDYLWTNKKAQDEREVLRYLPDKLRAEIGMNVHLDTLKKVRIFADCEAGLLIELILKLRPQVFSPGDYICRKGDIGREMYIIKEGKLAVVADDGVTQFCVLGDGSYFGEISILNIKGSKAGNRRTANIRSIGYSDLFCLSKDDLMEALTEYPDAKNMLEEKGRQILMKDGLIDLDPANLKPDQKDLEDRVNRIYSTMELMQSKVKKLLADYEKSENQLTERIVQIEHYAGEKVEEDEDEGQKEVMEEAAPKQVTEEKKEEDK